Proteins encoded together in one Halalkaliarchaeum sp. AArc-CO window:
- a CDS encoding DICT sensory domain-containing protein, with amino-acid sequence MRSSLEQFFDSLSAPRRSLLLVNRSQPEPLVRILERTFEGQPVNVSERDLPDADSDVVVLVEEPESEADPRVIATSPLSSLEETILLVNSDLYKTGTAGFSDGSLPAVLTGLEEVPFVVRSYPESNKEKLLLIAMSRFIERRAYRQGAGRLRTSFQRLSRIEDERGTRKVYRTLDDSEVQTHVYGIPDWRPSTDSALIAHGGYTEAFRKSWFVVYTPSDSSDSNAESNEWVAGEAEAPHAALVGIETESERWRGFWTFRPSLVREIDAFIARNL; translated from the coding sequence ATGAGGTCCTCGCTCGAGCAGTTCTTCGACTCCCTTTCCGCACCGCGCCGCTCGCTTCTCCTCGTCAATCGTTCACAGCCGGAGCCGCTCGTTCGAATCCTGGAACGGACGTTCGAGGGACAACCCGTGAACGTCTCCGAACGGGATCTCCCCGACGCGGACAGCGACGTGGTCGTGCTGGTCGAGGAACCCGAATCGGAGGCGGATCCCCGGGTCATTGCGACATCGCCGCTCTCCTCGCTCGAAGAGACGATCTTACTCGTGAACTCGGACCTGTACAAGACCGGAACCGCCGGGTTCAGCGACGGGAGCCTCCCGGCGGTTCTTACGGGTCTCGAAGAGGTACCGTTCGTTGTTCGCAGCTACCCCGAGTCGAACAAGGAGAAACTACTGTTGATCGCCATGTCGCGGTTCATCGAACGGCGCGCGTACCGACAGGGGGCGGGGAGACTCAGGACGTCGTTCCAGCGTCTCTCCCGGATCGAAGACGAGCGTGGCACTCGGAAGGTGTACCGAACGCTCGACGACTCCGAAGTGCAAACACACGTGTATGGGATACCGGATTGGCGTCCGTCGACCGACTCGGCGTTGATCGCTCACGGGGGCTACACCGAGGCGTTCAGAAAATCCTGGTTCGTCGTGTACACCCCGTCCGATTCGAGCGACTCCAACGCGGAGTCGAACGAGTGGGTCGCGGGCGAAGCGGAAGCTCCGCATGCCGCCCTGGTCGGAATCGAAACGGAATCCGAACGGTGGCGGGGGTTCTGGACCTTTCGGCCGTCGCTGGTTCGCGAGATCGACGCGTTCATCGCACGGAACCTGTGA
- a CDS encoding MFS transporter: MNEHANADPSATIPWRSRTLYFVIASSLIGVMGVSLISPVLPDLRPVFGVSDAQVGLVITAYTLPGIFVTPFMGLVADRVGRRNTLVPLLILFGVAGAGIAFVDTFRAVIALRFLQGIGASALVTLAITIVGDVYEGPRRNAVIGFNGSTIGAGAAMYPLIGGALATIRWSVPFLFFGIAVLVGVLAAFLLEEPDSGVATDVRTYLSRLWAVLFLPEALAIYLAIFVAFSVFYGAILTALPLLLSDEFGLTSGQIGPILAMVAVASATVSSQFGRISQWRSASQLVALGFVAYGVSLLGVWLAPSPIAVGVALLSFGVGFGIVMPSIDTTVITLVSADLRAGMMGMRTSLLRLGQTVGPIAFTFFAEALFVTTVAGYRTLILGSGVVVTLGGAVAYALLRN, from the coding sequence TTGCCGGACCTCCGTCCCGTGTTCGGTGTCTCCGACGCTCAGGTCGGACTCGTCATCACGGCCTACACGCTGCCGGGAATCTTCGTCACGCCGTTTATGGGGCTCGTCGCCGACCGCGTCGGACGCCGGAACACGCTCGTTCCGCTTTTGATCCTGTTCGGCGTCGCCGGCGCCGGAATCGCGTTCGTCGACACCTTCCGGGCCGTCATCGCGCTCCGGTTCCTGCAGGGGATCGGCGCCAGCGCGCTCGTCACCCTGGCGATCACGATCGTCGGCGACGTTTACGAGGGGCCCCGCCGGAACGCGGTGATCGGCTTCAACGGGAGCACGATCGGTGCCGGCGCGGCGATGTACCCGTTGATCGGGGGCGCGCTCGCGACGATCCGGTGGTCCGTTCCGTTCCTGTTTTTCGGGATCGCCGTTCTCGTCGGCGTGCTCGCAGCGTTCCTGCTCGAGGAGCCGGACAGCGGAGTGGCCACCGACGTGCGGACCTACCTCTCGCGGCTCTGGGCAGTGCTTTTCCTCCCGGAGGCGCTGGCGATTTACCTCGCGATCTTCGTCGCGTTCAGCGTCTTCTACGGCGCGATCCTCACCGCCTTGCCACTGCTTTTGAGCGACGAGTTCGGTCTTACGTCCGGACAGATCGGTCCGATCCTGGCGATGGTTGCCGTCGCGAGCGCGACCGTCTCCTCCCAGTTCGGACGGATCTCGCAGTGGCGTTCCGCCTCCCAGCTCGTCGCGCTGGGGTTCGTCGCCTACGGGGTGAGTCTGCTGGGCGTCTGGCTTGCACCCTCGCCGATCGCGGTCGGGGTCGCACTGCTCTCCTTTGGCGTCGGGTTCGGGATCGTGATGCCCTCGATCGACACCACGGTGATAACGCTCGTTTCGGCGGATCTGCGTGCGGGGATGATGGGAATGCGAACCAGCCTGCTGCGGTTGGGACAGACGGTGGGACCGATCGCGTTTACGTTCTTTGCGGAGGCGCTGTTCGTCACCACCGTCGCCGGCTACCGGACGCTCATCCTCGGCTCCGGTGTCGTCGTTACGCTCGGCGGCGCAGTCGCCTACGCACTCCTCCGAAACTGA